One window from the genome of Nitrospiraceae bacterium encodes:
- a CDS encoding cysteine--tRNA ligase yields the protein MPLTLYNSRTKKKELFLPLTPNQVKMYVCGVTVYDDCHLGHARSALVFDTIRRYLEYSGYQVTYVRNFTDVDDKILQRAHKEGIPWTQVTEKYIEAFYRDMGRLGIIPPTIEPRATHHIQDIVDMIAGLVEKRIAYEVKGDVYFEVRKFSQYGQLSGRNLEELLAGARVEVDHRKKDPMDFALWKSAKPDEPGWESPWGKGRPGWHIECSAMSIKHLGPTFDIHGGGKDLIFPHHENEVAQSCAYTGKEFARYWIHNGFVTIDQEKMSKSLGNFFTIREIFEKSPYSEIVTGECLRYYLLSTHYRSDINFSDQSISEAKSAMDSIYGLIRRLEEFDTQADNQGHEEWGRVSNHFAKKFQESMDDDFNTPKVLGAFHELRGEINKLLGKGLSSQAKQKVKEALKKFGEPLGLFQLNPKEWPFVAYGSATIGGGGSLKAEGTKTAYGSTIISGGGSVETSRFVSSDWIEEKIRLRNEARAQKDFSTADTIRNELAEQGIILEDRHDGTTRWKR from the coding sequence ATGCCTCTCACCCTGTATAACTCCCGAACAAAAAAGAAAGAACTGTTTCTCCCGCTGACGCCGAATCAGGTTAAAATGTATGTTTGCGGAGTCACGGTATACGATGATTGTCATCTTGGACATGCCAGGAGCGCGTTAGTTTTCGATACCATCAGGCGGTATTTGGAATACAGCGGTTACCAGGTCACCTATGTCAGAAATTTTACCGATGTGGACGATAAAATTCTCCAACGAGCTCACAAAGAAGGTATTCCCTGGACTCAGGTGACGGAAAAATATATCGAAGCCTTTTATCGAGACATGGGGCGATTGGGAATTATTCCCCCTACAATAGAGCCTCGAGCGACTCACCATATCCAGGATATCGTGGACATGATTGCCGGATTAGTTGAGAAGCGCATTGCCTATGAGGTGAAAGGTGACGTGTATTTCGAAGTCAGAAAGTTCAGTCAGTATGGCCAATTATCCGGTAGGAATCTGGAAGAATTATTGGCCGGTGCTCGCGTTGAAGTCGACCATCGGAAAAAAGATCCCATGGATTTTGCTCTCTGGAAATCAGCAAAGCCGGATGAGCCAGGGTGGGAGAGCCCTTGGGGTAAAGGTCGACCGGGTTGGCATATCGAATGTTCGGCCATGTCGATCAAGCACTTGGGTCCAACATTCGATATCCATGGGGGAGGGAAGGATCTCATTTTCCCGCATCACGAAAATGAAGTGGCTCAGTCTTGTGCCTATACGGGGAAGGAATTCGCGCGGTATTGGATTCACAACGGGTTTGTGACAATTGATCAAGAGAAAATGTCCAAGTCATTGGGAAATTTTTTTACGATTCGAGAGATCTTTGAGAAGTCACCATATTCAGAAATCGTAACCGGGGAATGTCTTCGCTATTACCTCCTCTCCACGCATTACCGGAGCGATATCAATTTTTCTGACCAATCGATTTCCGAAGCCAAATCGGCTATGGATTCCATCTATGGACTCATTCGGCGACTGGAGGAATTCGATACTCAAGCGGATAATCAAGGTCACGAAGAGTGGGGGCGCGTCTCGAATCATTTTGCCAAAAAATTTCAGGAAAGTATGGATGATGATTTCAATACGCCCAAGGTGCTCGGAGCTTTTCACGAACTTCGAGGAGAGATCAATAAATTATTGGGAAAGGGGTTGTCCAGCCAGGCTAAACAAAAAGTCAAAGAGGCACTGAAAAAGTTCGGCGAACCGCTCGGGTTATTCCAGTTGAATCCTAAAGAATGGCCGTTTGTTGCATACGGTTCTGCAACGATAGGGGGTGGCGGTTCTTTGAAGGCAGAAGGAACGAAAACCGCTTACGGTTCTACAATAATAAGTGGTGGTGGTTCTGTGGAGACCTCTCGTTTCGTAAGTTCGGATTGGATCGAGGAAAAAATTCGCCTTCGCAATGAAGCTCGTGCTCAGAAAGATTTTTCTACCGCTGATACCATCAGAAATGAATTAGCCGAACAAGGCATCATTCTGGAAGACCGACACGATGGCACCACACGATGGAAACGATGA
- a CDS encoding DedA family protein — translation MELGKQLYEWMLSWSDSPYGVPALFCLAFAESSFFPLPPDVLVIALTLGNPSLGWWYATVATMGSVLGGAFGYGIGWFGGRPLLLKFMGQARMDLVHQYFQRYEAWAILIAGFTPIPYKIFTIGAGAFYVNFRTFMVASLISRGGRFFLVAGAIQFMGPWVKELIEKYFNIFSIIFVVMLVLGFWLVQHHGKKITHPAPTREQ, via the coding sequence ATGGAATTGGGCAAACAATTATACGAGTGGATGTTATCGTGGTCTGACTCTCCCTATGGAGTTCCTGCCCTATTCTGTCTGGCTTTCGCCGAATCTTCATTTTTCCCACTGCCTCCTGATGTGCTAGTCATTGCGCTTACTCTTGGCAATCCAAGCCTGGGCTGGTGGTACGCAACGGTCGCGACGATGGGGTCTGTGCTTGGAGGAGCATTTGGATATGGAATCGGATGGTTTGGGGGGCGGCCTCTTCTGCTTAAGTTTATGGGGCAAGCCAGAATGGATTTGGTGCATCAGTATTTTCAACGGTATGAAGCCTGGGCTATTCTTATCGCAGGGTTCACCCCTATTCCGTACAAAATTTTTACCATTGGGGCAGGAGCGTTTTATGTGAACTTTCGAACATTTATGGTGGCCTCACTTATCAGTCGGGGCGGTCGGTTTTTTCTCGTTGCAGGTGCTATCCAATTCATGGGCCCATGGGTCAAAGAACTCATAGAGAAGTATTTCAACATATTTTCCATCATCTTTGTGGTGATGTTGGTTCTTGGATTTTGGCTGGTCCAACATCATGGAAAAAAAATCACACATCCCGCACCCACTCGAGAACAGTAA
- a CDS encoding prepilin-type N-terminal cleavage/methylation domain-containing protein — translation MNIMIREGYRLTSCLRNNRGFSLLEVLMALVVVFLALLGFAGYSVVAHTGITASEKMTRAVTLAQEKLEDVRRDGMPNSLTGVWINTEPYGSIAGASHHQRTLTIQPHFPISGLHTVTVEVRWDHDAHTTTLTTYLTK, via the coding sequence ATGAACATCATGATTCGTGAGGGATATCGACTGACGAGTTGTCTGCGAAATAACCGAGGGTTCTCTTTGTTAGAAGTGCTCATGGCTCTGGTGGTGGTTTTCCTGGCGCTCCTTGGATTTGCAGGTTATTCCGTTGTTGCCCATACCGGCATCACCGCCAGCGAAAAAATGACCAGAGCCGTCACCCTCGCCCAGGAAAAATTGGAAGACGTGCGCCGGGATGGAATGCCCAATTCGCTAACGGGTGTATGGATTAACACGGAACCCTATGGCTCCATTGCCGGTGCGAGTCATCATCAACGAACGCTCACTATTCAACCGCATTTTCCAATATCCGGGTTACACACTGTCACGGTCGAAGTGCGGTGGGATCACGATGCGCATACCACCACACTTACCACTTATCTCACAAAGTAA
- a CDS encoding methyltransferase domain-containing protein, with product MSHVKVVTLPKIGDVPIVRKTKRDISLETPLDARDDESLGWGYWDRIWPSEVALSECLIHQFFPSKLQGGKVLEIGCGTGLAGVVAARLGAFTMFSDMVPITLEAAKESCRLNHISNFDTCLLNLTEKIEPKKCFYDLVIGSEVFYDEGILAGISHILGQVLTQKGKAMFCDPNRLGLDTVEREFKEKFIVAIEEIPLNWPFRKEGGVGKKGFFYQLSRRSQEAF from the coding sequence GTGAGTCATGTGAAAGTTGTGACCCTTCCCAAAATCGGAGATGTTCCCATTGTCCGTAAGACCAAGCGAGACATCTCTCTTGAAACCCCATTAGATGCACGAGATGACGAATCCCTCGGATGGGGATACTGGGATCGAATTTGGCCCTCTGAGGTGGCCTTATCCGAATGTCTCATTCATCAATTTTTCCCATCAAAGCTGCAAGGGGGCAAGGTCCTGGAAATTGGCTGTGGAACAGGGTTGGCCGGAGTGGTTGCTGCTCGGCTCGGGGCATTTACCATGTTTTCAGATATGGTGCCTATTACGCTTGAAGCAGCAAAGGAATCCTGTCGTCTGAATCATATCAGCAATTTTGACACATGCCTGTTGAATTTGACGGAAAAGATTGAACCCAAAAAATGCTTTTATGATTTGGTAATAGGCAGTGAAGTATTTTATGACGAGGGAATTTTAGCCGGTATTTCTCATATTCTTGGGCAGGTGCTTACCCAAAAGGGAAAAGCCATGTTTTGTGATCCAAATAGACTGGGGCTCGATACCGTCGAACGTGAATTTAAAGAGAAATTTATTGTGGCAATAGAAGAGATCCCGCTCAACTGGCCATTCCGAAAAGAAGGGGGAGTGGGAAAGAAGGGGTTTTTTTACCAATTAAGTCGCAGGAGTCAGGAGGCATTTTGA
- a CDS encoding GspH/FimT family protein, whose translation MKRFLLCTRGFTFTELIIVLGIIGVILMFAQTWVVSQLPHWRLNGAARQVTSDLLGAKMKAVIERNRQRVFFQDNHRYVLLDDDNNNGKSDPGEHLIARDIQESYRDVMMTASNNPSFLPRGTASSLASITLSNSAGKRIITVSITGRVKVKS comes from the coding sequence TTGAAGAGATTTCTTTTATGTACCAGAGGTTTTACCTTCACTGAATTAATCATCGTGCTTGGCATTATCGGGGTAATCTTGATGTTCGCTCAGACCTGGGTGGTGTCCCAATTACCTCATTGGCGATTGAATGGAGCAGCCAGGCAGGTGACCTCTGACCTTTTAGGGGCAAAAATGAAGGCTGTGATTGAGCGGAATAGGCAACGAGTCTTCTTTCAGGATAATCATCGGTATGTGTTATTGGATGATGATAATAATAATGGAAAGTCCGACCCGGGCGAACATCTTATAGCTCGCGATATTCAGGAGAGTTATCGAGATGTCATGATGACGGCATCCAACAATCCTTCCTTCCTGCCAAGAGGAACGGCGTCCAGCCTGGCATCTATTACCTTGTCCAATTCAGCCGGGAAACGGATCATTACGGTGAGCATAACCGGGCGGGTAAAAGTGAAGTCTTAA
- the rlmB gene encoding 23S rRNA (guanosine(2251)-2'-O)-methyltransferase RlmB, with product MAPHDGNDESQATVYGFHAVLESLHSQSRPVQRIWTLRADGRFLPIVKLARERGISLAVESRERLDRLAGDRHHQGVVAQVSAKEYLEGEELLDQLSLNPISALLVVLDQIQDPHNLGAIVRSVEAAGGDGIVIPKHRAVGLTGGVAKASAGALEHISIARVANTGKFLETCRKRAIRTVALVPEGVESYTEVDLTEPVALVFGSEGEGIRPIVLKKCDQQVKIPMFGRLNSLNLSVAVAVTLFEAVRQRTQKL from the coding sequence ATGGCACCACACGATGGAAACGATGAATCCCAGGCAACGGTGTACGGGTTTCATGCGGTTCTAGAATCTCTCCATTCGCAGTCTCGGCCCGTCCAACGAATTTGGACTCTTCGGGCTGATGGTCGATTTCTTCCCATTGTGAAATTGGCAAGGGAGCGTGGTATTTCCCTGGCTGTCGAATCAAGGGAACGATTAGATCGCTTAGCCGGCGATCGACATCATCAGGGCGTGGTGGCTCAAGTTTCCGCCAAGGAATATCTGGAGGGAGAGGAGTTGCTGGACCAACTTTCTCTTAACCCGATCTCTGCTTTATTAGTGGTGTTAGACCAAATCCAGGATCCACATAATTTGGGCGCGATTGTCCGTTCGGTAGAGGCGGCCGGTGGAGATGGGATTGTCATCCCCAAGCACCGTGCCGTGGGTCTGACGGGTGGAGTGGCCAAAGCATCGGCTGGGGCTTTAGAGCATATTTCCATTGCCCGAGTAGCCAATACGGGAAAGTTTCTTGAAACATGTCGGAAGCGGGCCATCAGGACTGTCGCATTAGTCCCGGAAGGAGTTGAATCCTATACAGAGGTAGACCTCACAGAACCCGTTGCGCTGGTGTTTGGAAGTGAGGGAGAAGGGATCCGGCCGATTGTCCTAAAAAAATGCGATCAACAAGTAAAGATTCCGATGTTTGGAAGGCTGAACTCGCTTAATTTGTCAGTTGCCGTAGCAGTGACACTCTTTGAAGCAGTTCGGCAACGCACTCAGAAGCTATAA
- a CDS encoding prepilin peptidase, giving the protein MSHWIVWPSVFILGAVIGSFLTVCVYRVPKGQSVVAPRSACPHCSRQICWYDNVPLLSFIWLLGRCRFCHSRIPRRYPVIELANGLGYLLVVWRFGLTWPTIVYAGLVSVFLVVAWIDWDHKIIPDVITLPGIVVGFFCASFLLPTGWVNSLIGLLVGGGVLLALAWVSPFLFGKEGIGGGDIKFLAMVGVFLGWQQAILTLMVGSVVGAVVGIILLATKVLKKGQYIPFGPYLALGGLIAVVWGTELWHWYFHGLL; this is encoded by the coding sequence ATGTCTCACTGGATTGTTTGGCCGAGCGTCTTTATTCTGGGAGCGGTCATTGGAAGTTTTTTGACGGTATGTGTGTACAGAGTGCCAAAGGGACAATCTGTGGTGGCTCCTCGGTCGGCATGTCCTCATTGCAGCAGGCAGATATGCTGGTATGACAATGTTCCTCTTTTGAGTTTTATCTGGCTACTGGGGAGGTGTCGATTTTGCCATTCGCGTATTCCGCGAAGGTATCCCGTTATTGAGTTGGCAAATGGCTTAGGCTATCTGCTGGTGGTCTGGCGGTTTGGACTCACATGGCCCACGATCGTGTATGCGGGATTGGTGTCGGTGTTCCTTGTAGTGGCTTGGATTGATTGGGACCACAAAATTATTCCAGATGTGATTACATTACCTGGAATAGTGGTTGGCTTTTTTTGCGCATCCTTTCTACTACCGACGGGCTGGGTCAATTCGCTTATCGGACTGTTGGTGGGAGGCGGGGTCTTGCTAGCTCTCGCGTGGGTCAGTCCCTTCTTGTTCGGGAAAGAAGGCATTGGGGGTGGTGATATTAAATTTTTGGCCATGGTGGGAGTCTTTTTGGGGTGGCAACAGGCCATACTTACCTTGATGGTGGGATCAGTGGTGGGAGCGGTTGTCGGGATAATCTTACTTGCGACGAAGGTCCTTAAAAAAGGCCAATACATTCCTTTCGGACCTTATTTAGCGCTTGGGGGCCTGATCGCGGTGGTATGGGGAACGGAATTATGGCACTGGTATTTTCATGGCTTGCTATAA
- a CDS encoding prepilin-type N-terminal cleavage/methylation domain-containing protein, with translation MSHVSIGSPQGYTLVEVMVALGLSLLTVSVVYALYIQELKAQGVREHILDMQQQARVVVDLVTREILMAGYDPRGVNRDADLTNDFEGITYDPKKLSIKADMNGNGITSDANESIVFVYDATTHMLRRNTGGGNQPFGENIEAFVIDYLDQRGSPTTDSRAIRQVKISVTARTSQPDPQYAKNGGYRTLTLHSRITMRNIQS, from the coding sequence ATGTCACATGTTTCGATAGGGTCCCCTCAGGGGTATACACTTGTTGAGGTTATGGTGGCCCTGGGCCTGAGTCTCCTGACAGTGAGTGTGGTCTATGCCCTGTATATTCAAGAACTCAAAGCCCAGGGCGTGCGAGAGCATATTTTGGACATGCAGCAACAGGCTCGCGTGGTGGTGGATTTGGTGACCCGGGAAATTCTGATGGCCGGTTATGACCCTCGTGGAGTGAATCGTGATGCCGATCTTACCAATGATTTTGAGGGGATTACGTATGATCCCAAAAAGCTCTCTATCAAGGCGGATATGAATGGTAATGGCATCACCAGCGATGCCAATGAATCGATTGTTTTTGTCTATGATGCCACAACCCACATGCTTCGGCGTAATACAGGTGGAGGCAATCAACCATTTGGTGAGAACATTGAAGCGTTTGTCATAGACTACCTTGATCAGCGTGGGAGCCCGACCACAGATTCCAGAGCTATTCGACAAGTGAAAATTTCGGTTACAGCCCGGACGTCACAGCCTGATCCACAGTATGCCAAAAACGGTGGATATCGAACGCTGACTCTCCATTCCCGGATCACGATGAGAAATATCCAATCATGA
- a CDS encoding ferredoxin oxidoreductase has protein sequence MSEALESEVKTNPQGDPITSAPAAPAVDSEKGRKDPHGEAKRQRIVSPEYMFFEAPREREFITGSECAKEAVRRSNVDMSVAYPITPQSETLQLIGVLYGEGYVKEFYRGEEEYGVMSAIAGASRAGVRAFTATAGPGTLRGLEPIVSWAGHRLPAVCMFTCRVVNAPLAIQPDNIEIAYLLNSGMLVFHAENQQDLFDFIMKGFIISEKNDVTLPVGVCCDGFFVTHARGYCAMQDRGLKLPPRDPYRGSVPVLDAENPPARLSRDAPVQKSNFMAYNIHAVWQQEVWAGVERSRKYINQYMDGLLEAQDVEDADVLLIASGSAAAQSREAVRQCKEKGIKAGLIKIRSLRPFPTNELRELCGKAKLIVIPEFNYVGWLAKDVATAIYGFSNAKIVAGPHVYGGMSMPVEMITDEVECGLTGKKSNTVPESHIMGTVDPAAVAHFMKSI, from the coding sequence ATGAGCGAAGCCCTTGAATCAGAAGTTAAAACCAATCCTCAAGGTGATCCAATTACGAGCGCACCCGCTGCACCAGCAGTTGACAGCGAAAAGGGAAGAAAGGACCCTCATGGAGAAGCCAAACGGCAGAGGATTGTCTCTCCAGAGTATATGTTTTTTGAGGCTCCTCGTGAACGCGAATTCATTACGGGGAGTGAATGTGCAAAAGAGGCGGTGAGGCGCTCAAATGTAGATATGTCCGTGGCATATCCTATTACCCCACAAAGTGAAACATTGCAATTAATCGGAGTATTGTATGGGGAAGGGTATGTGAAGGAATTCTATCGAGGCGAAGAAGAATATGGCGTCATGTCGGCAATTGCTGGCGCATCTCGCGCAGGTGTTCGAGCGTTTACTGCCACAGCTGGTCCTGGAACATTGCGAGGTCTTGAGCCCATTGTCTCGTGGGCCGGTCACCGCCTTCCCGCTGTTTGCATGTTTACGTGCAGGGTCGTCAATGCTCCCTTGGCCATCCAACCGGATAATATTGAAATTGCCTACCTTTTGAACAGCGGAATGTTGGTCTTCCATGCAGAAAATCAACAGGACCTGTTCGACTTTATTATGAAAGGTTTTATCATCAGCGAAAAAAATGATGTGACCCTGCCAGTAGGTGTCTGTTGTGATGGGTTTTTTGTGACACATGCTCGAGGATATTGTGCAATGCAGGATCGTGGGCTCAAGCTTCCACCTCGAGATCCTTACAGAGGGTCAGTGCCAGTTTTAGATGCGGAGAACCCTCCAGCTCGATTGTCTCGTGATGCTCCAGTTCAAAAATCTAATTTTATGGCCTACAACATTCATGCTGTGTGGCAACAGGAAGTATGGGCTGGCGTGGAACGATCACGGAAATATATTAATCAGTATATGGATGGATTGTTAGAAGCTCAGGATGTGGAAGACGCAGATGTTCTCCTTATTGCTTCCGGGAGTGCTGCGGCGCAATCCCGCGAGGCGGTCCGCCAATGTAAAGAAAAGGGCATCAAGGCAGGATTAATCAAAATTCGTTCCTTGCGACCATTTCCAACAAACGAACTAAGGGAGCTTTGCGGCAAAGCCAAGCTTATTGTTATTCCCGAATTTAATTATGTTGGATGGTTGGCCAAAGATGTGGCCACGGCAATTTATGGGTTTTCCAACGCAAAAATTGTGGCCGGTCCACATGTCTATGGAGGAATGTCCATGCCGGTTGAGATGATTACTGACGAAGTGGAATGTGGGTTGACCGGTAAGAAGTCGAACACTGTTCCAGAGTCTCATATAATGGGAACCGTGGATCCGGCAGCAGTTGCTCATTTTATGAAGAGCATTTAG
- a CDS encoding response regulator transcription factor, protein MTNQLKPDKLDMPPIKRKRPEALTQREQEILQLIWSGLKNKEIAQQLKISVKTVEAHRANMMKKVRVSNAAQLLNAAIQEGLIQIK, encoded by the coding sequence ATGACCAACCAACTAAAGCCGGATAAATTGGACATGCCACCTATTAAGCGAAAACGCCCAGAGGCCCTGACTCAACGCGAGCAAGAAATCCTACAACTCATCTGGTCAGGGTTGAAGAATAAAGAGATTGCACAGCAATTAAAAATTAGTGTCAAAACCGTCGAAGCCCACCGGGCTAATATGATGAAGAAGGTTCGGGTTTCTAATGCCGCCCAACTGCTCAATGCCGCAATTCAAGAAGGCCTGATTCAGATAAAATAA
- a CDS encoding NADP-dependent isocitrate dehydrogenase, whose amino-acid sequence MSVQPDIIYTKVDEAPELASGSFLPIIQSFAKAAGVTVGTKDISLAGRILAQFPDKLKPEQRQPDDLSLLGELVEKPEANVIKLPNISASLPQIKGAIAELQSQGYAIPDYPEDPKNEEEKDIKAKYDKVKGSAVNPVLRQGNSDRRASASVKQYAKKNPHKMGKWTKDSKTHVAHMTAGDFFGNEKSVTISEKAAGKGKIEFVADDGSVTVVKDKLTLKKGDVLDASKMSCQALRQFFKEQVADAKQKGILWSLHLKATMMKVSDPIMFGHAVKAFFEDVFEKHEKTFAELGANPNNGLGDILAKIKNLPEAKKKEIEADIQASLKNGPALAMVDSDKGITNLHVPSDIIIDASMAAALRTSGKMWGPDGKEHDMKAIIPDRSYAGIYQAVVDFCRENGEFNPSTMGSVPNVGLMAQKAEEYGSHDKTFESTGKGIVRVLDGAGNVLLQHDVEKGDIWRSCYTTDVAIKDWVKLAVNRARASSTPVVFWLNNNRAHDAQIIEKVNLYLKDHDTKGLDIQIMAPVDAMKFSLKRAKEGLDTISATGNVLRDYLTDLFPILELGTSAKMLSIVPLINGGGLFETGAGGSAPKHVQQFVKEGHLRWDSLGEFLALAESFAHLSQNKNNRKAKVLADTLDRATGKLMDNRKSPGRELGQLDNAGSHVYEALYWAQELAAQNDDQDLKKQFTPIAKELESKVDTILEEIKAAKGRAQDIGGYYRPDPTKVMAAMRPSATFNAILSRLA is encoded by the coding sequence ATGAGTGTACAACCAGACATTATTTACACGAAAGTTGATGAAGCGCCTGAGCTGGCCAGCGGATCGTTTCTTCCAATCATTCAGTCATTTGCTAAAGCGGCAGGTGTGACCGTTGGCACCAAAGATATCTCCCTCGCGGGAAGAATTCTTGCGCAATTTCCTGACAAGCTCAAGCCTGAGCAACGTCAGCCGGATGATCTGTCTCTATTAGGTGAACTGGTTGAGAAGCCAGAGGCCAATGTCATTAAATTACCAAACATCAGTGCATCGCTCCCACAAATTAAGGGTGCGATTGCTGAATTGCAATCTCAGGGCTATGCGATCCCTGACTATCCTGAAGATCCCAAAAACGAGGAAGAAAAGGATATTAAAGCCAAATATGACAAAGTAAAAGGAAGCGCGGTCAATCCGGTGCTGCGGCAAGGAAATTCCGATCGTCGGGCTTCAGCCTCAGTCAAGCAATATGCCAAAAAGAACCCTCATAAAATGGGTAAATGGACAAAAGATTCCAAAACGCATGTGGCGCACATGACGGCCGGAGATTTCTTCGGCAATGAAAAGTCCGTAACCATATCCGAGAAAGCGGCTGGAAAGGGAAAAATTGAATTTGTGGCGGACGATGGTAGCGTAACCGTCGTGAAAGATAAATTAACCCTTAAAAAGGGTGATGTGCTGGATGCCAGCAAGATGAGCTGCCAGGCATTGCGGCAGTTCTTTAAAGAGCAAGTGGCGGATGCCAAACAGAAGGGAATTTTGTGGTCGTTACACCTGAAGGCCACCATGATGAAAGTTTCGGATCCCATCATGTTTGGTCATGCGGTGAAAGCATTCTTCGAGGATGTCTTTGAAAAACACGAAAAAACGTTTGCCGAATTGGGGGCCAACCCGAATAACGGATTAGGTGACATCCTGGCCAAAATTAAAAATTTACCGGAGGCCAAAAAGAAGGAAATCGAGGCAGACATTCAGGCCTCCCTCAAAAATGGACCGGCACTCGCGATGGTGGATTCCGACAAGGGCATTACCAACCTTCATGTCCCGAGTGACATCATCATTGATGCATCCATGGCGGCTGCACTGCGAACCTCGGGGAAAATGTGGGGACCGGATGGCAAAGAACATGACATGAAAGCCATCATTCCTGACCGGAGTTATGCCGGTATCTATCAGGCCGTAGTCGATTTTTGTCGCGAAAATGGCGAATTTAATCCGTCTACCATGGGTAGCGTACCCAATGTGGGGTTAATGGCACAAAAAGCCGAAGAATATGGATCACATGACAAGACATTTGAATCCACTGGGAAAGGCATAGTCAGGGTCCTGGATGGGGCAGGGAATGTTTTGCTGCAACACGATGTCGAAAAAGGCGATATCTGGCGCAGTTGTTATACAACGGATGTTGCTATTAAGGATTGGGTCAAGTTGGCTGTGAACCGGGCCAGAGCTTCTTCGACGCCGGTGGTATTCTGGCTCAATAACAATCGGGCTCATGACGCCCAAATCATTGAAAAAGTCAATCTCTACCTTAAGGATCACGATACCAAAGGGCTGGACATTCAAATTATGGCCCCGGTGGATGCCATGAAGTTCTCACTCAAACGTGCGAAGGAAGGCCTCGATACCATTTCGGCCACTGGAAATGTGCTTCGGGATTATCTCACTGACTTATTCCCCATTTTGGAGTTAGGTACGAGCGCCAAAATGCTGTCCATCGTTCCACTTATCAATGGCGGAGGACTGTTCGAAACGGGAGCGGGAGGGTCGGCCCCGAAGCATGTCCAGCAGTTTGTCAAAGAAGGACATTTACGCTGGGATTCACTCGGAGAGTTTCTCGCGTTAGCTGAGTCATTTGCCCATTTAAGCCAAAACAAAAATAACAGAAAAGCCAAAGTTCTGGCAGACACATTGGACCGGGCTACCGGAAAGCTCATGGACAACCGGAAGTCCCCCGGACGTGAATTGGGGCAACTGGATAATGCAGGAAGTCATGTGTACGAAGCCCTGTACTGGGCGCAAGAACTAGCCGCCCAGAATGATGATCAGGACTTGAAAAAGCAGTTTACCCCGATCGCAAAAGAGTTGGAGTCCAAAGTTGATACAATTCTTGAGGAGATTAAAGCGGCAAAGGGACGGGCTCAGGATATTGGCGGGTATTATCGTCCGGATCCGACCAAGGTAATGGCCGCCATGCGTCCCAGCGCGACTTTCAATGCCATCTTAAGTCGCTTAGCCTAG
- the surE gene encoding 5'/3'-nucleotidase SurE — MIVSSARPLILITNDDGISAPGIKVLAEALSPLGEVWVVAPEKAQNAVGRSMTLHKPLRLRALKKRWYAVNGTPADCVTLAVCHLLPMCLPKLVVSGINKGWNLGDDVTNSGTVAGAIEGMLHGIPSIAISLEDLPKCQYAVAGHFAFLVAKRVLEYGVPEETILNVNVPSRRLENIAGIQITCLSQRRYLNPVVEKTDPRGNRYFWIAGQRESWARGKHSDHDAVSNQMVSISPLHLDLTDYSAMQALKGWEKDLSAPTQPLQKPKMVSRKGKRRSASNFS, encoded by the coding sequence ATGATCGTTTCTTCTGCCAGACCACTAATCTTGATTACCAATGATGATGGAATAAGTGCTCCTGGCATCAAGGTGTTGGCTGAGGCTCTGAGCCCGTTGGGGGAAGTTTGGGTTGTGGCCCCAGAAAAGGCCCAAAATGCCGTTGGGCGGTCTATGACATTGCATAAACCATTGAGGCTGCGTGCTCTGAAAAAACGATGGTATGCCGTTAATGGGACCCCAGCGGATTGTGTGACACTAGCCGTGTGTCATCTTCTACCGATGTGCCTGCCAAAATTGGTGGTGTCAGGAATTAATAAGGGATGGAATTTGGGTGATGACGTGACTAATTCCGGAACGGTTGCCGGTGCTATTGAAGGTATGCTTCATGGTATCCCTTCTATTGCTATTTCCCTGGAAGACTTACCAAAATGCCAATATGCCGTCGCCGGCCATTTTGCCTTTTTGGTTGCGAAACGGGTTTTAGAATACGGGGTTCCTGAAGAGACCATATTAAACGTGAATGTTCCGAGTCGTCGATTGGAGAACATTGCCGGTATTCAAATAACTTGTTTGAGCCAACGTCGTTATCTCAATCCCGTAGTCGAAAAGACAGATCCTAGGGGGAATCGATATTTTTGGATTGCGGGCCAGCGAGAATCATGGGCTAGAGGGAAGCATTCTGATCATGACGCCGTTTCCAATCAAATGGTCTCAATTTCTCCACTTCATTTGGATCTAACCGATTATTCTGCGATGCAGGCGCTTAAGGGGTGGGAGAAGGATTTGTCTGCCCCAACACAACCCTTGCAAAAACCCAAAATGGTTTCTAGGAAAGGTAAGCGACGGAGTGCGAGCAATTTTTCCTGA